One window from the genome of Pararhizobium gei encodes:
- a CDS encoding amino acid ABC transporter permease, which produces MIEFTLWDIVRNLLLAARWTILLSAVAFAGGTIVGLLILFMRISKRRWVRRFAEYYIGLFQGTPLLMQLFLLFFGLPMLGFRIEAWTAAVLGLTLCASAFLAEIWRGGVQAVPVGQWDAGSSLGIHYVRQLRLIILPQAFAMTRAPTVGFLVQLIKSTALTSIIGFEELVRTSNAINNATFEPFKVYGFVALIYFALCFPLTRYAKLLEARALKHG; this is translated from the coding sequence ATGATCGAGTTCACGCTCTGGGACATCGTGCGCAATCTGCTGCTCGCGGCGCGCTGGACCATTCTTCTGTCGGCCGTGGCCTTTGCCGGCGGCACGATTGTCGGCCTGCTTATCCTGTTCATGCGGATTTCCAAGCGGCGCTGGGTCAGGCGTTTCGCGGAGTATTACATCGGATTGTTTCAGGGCACGCCGCTTCTGATGCAGCTCTTCCTGCTGTTCTTCGGGCTGCCTATGCTGGGGTTTCGCATCGAGGCCTGGACGGCGGCCGTTCTGGGCCTGACGCTTTGTGCCAGTGCCTTCCTGGCGGAAATCTGGCGGGGCGGCGTGCAGGCGGTGCCAGTGGGGCAGTGGGATGCCGGAAGCAGCCTCGGTATTCACTATGTCAGGCAATTGCGGCTGATCATCCTGCCGCAGGCCTTTGCCATGACACGGGCGCCGACGGTCGGGTTTCTGGTGCAACTGATCAAGAGCACCGCCCTGACGTCGATCATCGGCTTCGAGGAACTGGTCAGAACCTCGAATGCGATCAACAATGCGACCTTCGAGCCGTTTAAAGTCTATGGTTTCGTTGCCTTGATCTATTTTGCCCTGTGTTTTCCCTTGACGCGATACGCAAAGCTGCTGGAGGCTCGCGCCTTGAAACACGGATAA